The proteins below come from a single Corallococcus macrosporus genomic window:
- the glyS gene encoding glycine--tRNA ligase subunit beta has product MARDLLLEVGAEEIPASFIVPALEDLKRVLTERMADARLKHGEVRTFGTPRRLAVLVRDVADAGEDITKEVLGPSAKAAFDAQGKPTKAAEKFAESLKLSVDALGRTTTAKGEYLSARVEEKGRPAEAILQDALHAAVHGISFKKSMRWGDVDTAFARPVQWLVALLGDTALPVVLGDVKAGRTTYGHRFLAPGAITLKAPSDYEAALEKAHVVADIAKRRAELLRKVNAAAASAGARLLEDEGLVDQVTNLVELPSPVVGSFEERHLDLPPEVLVQEMKSHQRYFSLTDAKGKLLPRFIAVSNTPVRDEQLSLRGYQRVLAARLADGRFFFDEDRRTPLADRVEKLGRVVWQGQLGTYLEKVERFRALAGWLAQATGRAGEAATVERAATLSKADLVTGMVGEFPELQGVMGREYAKAGGEPDAVALAIFEHYLPRGAEDALPSQDAGALIGLADRLDSLCGIFAIGKAPSGAADPFALRRACLSIIRIVLGRGYRFSLSAAVDEALRLLAPKLANVKRKPGEAAPREQVLEFFRGRLKALWGEQHRTDVVEAVLAVGFDDLVAAKKRLEALSVLVGHSDFQPLAAAFKRVVNIVEKQGKDVAGGQTNPQRFTDEPEKNLHTAFTQARDKVGERVRADDFAGALKEITGLKPAVDTFFDKVMVMAEDKDLRENRIRFLTEIGALFNQVADFSKIQAETAAAA; this is encoded by the coding sequence GTGGCGCGTGATCTGCTGCTGGAGGTCGGTGCCGAGGAGATCCCGGCGTCGTTCATCGTCCCCGCGCTGGAGGACCTGAAGCGCGTGCTCACCGAGCGCATGGCCGACGCCCGCCTGAAGCACGGCGAGGTGCGCACGTTCGGCACGCCGCGCCGGCTGGCCGTCCTGGTCCGCGACGTGGCGGACGCGGGCGAGGACATCACGAAGGAGGTGCTGGGCCCCAGCGCCAAGGCCGCCTTCGACGCGCAGGGCAAGCCCACCAAGGCCGCGGAGAAGTTCGCCGAAAGCCTCAAGCTGTCCGTGGACGCGCTCGGGCGCACCACCACGGCCAAGGGCGAGTACCTCTCCGCGCGCGTGGAGGAGAAGGGCCGTCCGGCGGAGGCCATCCTCCAGGACGCGCTGCACGCGGCGGTGCACGGCATCAGCTTCAAGAAGTCCATGCGCTGGGGTGACGTGGACACGGCCTTCGCGCGCCCGGTGCAGTGGCTGGTGGCGCTCCTGGGCGACACGGCGCTGCCGGTGGTGCTGGGCGACGTGAAGGCGGGCCGCACGACCTACGGCCACCGCTTCCTCGCGCCGGGCGCCATCACGCTGAAGGCGCCCTCGGACTACGAGGCCGCGCTGGAGAAGGCGCACGTGGTGGCGGACATCGCGAAGCGCCGCGCGGAGCTGCTGCGTAAGGTGAACGCCGCCGCCGCTTCGGCGGGTGCCCGGCTGCTGGAGGACGAGGGGCTGGTGGACCAGGTGACGAACCTGGTGGAGCTGCCGAGCCCCGTGGTGGGCAGCTTCGAGGAGCGCCACCTGGACCTGCCGCCGGAGGTGCTGGTGCAGGAGATGAAGAGCCACCAGCGCTACTTCTCGCTGACGGACGCGAAGGGGAAGCTGCTGCCGCGCTTCATCGCCGTGTCCAACACGCCGGTGCGCGACGAGCAGCTGTCCCTGCGCGGCTACCAGCGCGTGCTGGCGGCGCGGCTCGCGGACGGGCGCTTCTTCTTCGACGAGGACCGCCGCACGCCGCTGGCCGACCGCGTGGAGAAGCTGGGCCGCGTGGTGTGGCAGGGCCAGCTGGGCACGTACCTGGAGAAGGTGGAGCGCTTCCGCGCGCTGGCGGGCTGGCTGGCCCAGGCGACCGGCAGGGCAGGGGAGGCGGCCACGGTGGAGCGCGCCGCCACGCTGTCCAAGGCGGACCTCGTCACCGGCATGGTGGGTGAGTTCCCGGAACTCCAGGGCGTGATGGGCCGCGAGTACGCGAAGGCGGGCGGCGAGCCCGACGCGGTGGCGCTGGCCATCTTCGAGCACTACCTGCCCCGCGGCGCCGAGGACGCGCTGCCGTCGCAGGACGCGGGCGCGCTCATCGGCCTGGCGGACCGGCTGGACTCGCTGTGCGGCATCTTCGCCATCGGCAAGGCGCCGTCCGGCGCGGCGGATCCATTCGCGCTGCGCCGCGCGTGCCTGTCCATCATCCGCATCGTGCTGGGGCGCGGCTACCGCTTCAGCCTGTCCGCCGCGGTGGACGAGGCGCTGCGCCTCCTGGCCCCGAAGCTGGCCAACGTGAAGCGCAAGCCGGGTGAGGCGGCCCCGCGCGAGCAGGTGCTGGAGTTCTTCCGCGGCCGCCTCAAGGCGCTGTGGGGCGAGCAGCACCGCACGGACGTCGTGGAGGCCGTGCTGGCCGTGGGCTTCGACGACCTCGTCGCGGCGAAGAAGCGCCTGGAGGCCCTGAGCGTGCTCGTGGGCCACTCGGACTTCCAGCCGCTGGCGGCGGCGTTCAAGCGCGTGGTCAACATCGTGGAGAAGCAGGGCAAGGACGTGGCGGGCGGGCAGACCAACCCGCAGCGCTTCACGGACGAGCCGGAGAAGAACCTCCACACCGCCTTCACCCAGGCCCGCGACAAGGTGGGCGAGCGCGTGCGCGCGGACGATTTCGCCGGGGCGCTCAAGGAGATCACCGGCCTGAAGCCCGCCGTGGACACCTTCTTCGACAAGGTGATGGTGATGGCCGAGGACAAGGACCTGCGGGAGAACCGCATCCGGTTCCTCACGGAGATTGGCGCCCTGTTCAACCAGGTGGCGGACTTTTCCAAGATCCAGGCCGAAACCGCCGCGGCGGCCTGA
- the glyQ gene encoding glycine--tRNA ligase subunit alpha: MYFQDLILTLQKHWADQGCIVTQSYDTEVGAGTMAPYTFLRALGPEPWNVAYVQPSRRPADGRFGENPNRLFQHHQFQVILKPAPKNVQELYLESLRKIGMDPLEHDIRFVEDDWESPTLGAWGLGWEVWCDGMEVTQFTYFQQCGGFDCRPVSAELTYGLERLMMNLQSVENVYDIEWVKGVKYREVFHANEVEMSKYALHESDPQMLFSMFDAYEKECKRLIERHLPIPAYDYALKCSHTFNLLDARGAISVTERANFIKRVRDNARLCAEGYLQMRERLGYPLTKTPWTVGEQPPVLEGKPASDYWKTVQLNKPVEKKEKAEVARGA, from the coding sequence ATGTATTTCCAGGACCTCATCCTCACGCTCCAGAAGCACTGGGCCGACCAGGGATGCATCGTCACCCAGTCGTACGACACGGAAGTCGGCGCGGGCACGATGGCCCCGTACACGTTCCTCCGCGCGCTCGGTCCCGAGCCCTGGAACGTCGCGTACGTGCAGCCCTCGCGGCGTCCCGCCGACGGCCGCTTCGGTGAGAACCCGAACCGCCTGTTCCAGCACCACCAGTTCCAGGTCATCCTCAAGCCCGCGCCCAAGAACGTCCAGGAGCTGTACCTGGAGTCGCTGCGGAAGATCGGGATGGATCCGCTGGAGCACGACATCCGCTTCGTGGAGGACGACTGGGAGTCGCCCACGCTGGGTGCCTGGGGCCTGGGCTGGGAGGTGTGGTGCGACGGGATGGAGGTGACGCAGTTCACCTACTTCCAGCAGTGCGGCGGCTTCGACTGCCGCCCCGTGTCCGCGGAGCTGACGTACGGGCTCGAGCGCCTGATGATGAACCTGCAGAGCGTGGAGAACGTCTACGACATCGAGTGGGTCAAGGGCGTGAAGTACCGCGAGGTCTTCCACGCGAACGAAGTGGAGATGAGCAAGTACGCCCTCCACGAGTCCGACCCGCAGATGCTCTTCTCGATGTTCGACGCGTACGAGAAGGAGTGCAAGCGGCTCATCGAGCGCCACCTGCCAATCCCCGCGTACGACTACGCGCTGAAGTGCTCGCACACGTTCAACCTGCTGGACGCGCGCGGCGCCATCTCCGTCACCGAGCGCGCCAACTTCATCAAGCGCGTGCGTGACAACGCGCGCCTGTGCGCGGAAGGGTATCTCCAGATGCGCGAGCGGCTGGGCTACCCGCTGACGAAGACGCCGTGGACCGTGGGTGAGCAGCCGCCGGTGCTGGAGGGCAAGCCCGCCAGCGACTACTGGAAGACGGTGCAGCTCAACAAGCCGGTGGAGAAGAAGGAGAAGGCGGAGGTGGCCCGTGGCGCGTGA
- a CDS encoding protein kinase domain-containing protein: protein MAELFLAFTSGPGGFRKFVAVKQILPDIKKDDQFVKMFLDEARITAAFSHANIGQVFDLGEEDGELYLAMEFLPGQNLEQVVKMAERRKYALPLGFSARVIRDTCLGLHYAHHFMDPSGRPVAVVHRDVSPKNVMLTYDGVVKVIDFGIAKARGKLGRTQVGTVKGTSGYMSPEQVRNKDLDGRSDQFSTGVMLHELLAGQRLFNAPGEAAVMMQIVDGDIPAPRSLNPAVPEALEAVVLKALSRDAAQRFGTCREMARAIEATLGAELFDEDQMTAVMGELFEEKRQKTRTLLELASRAEDARVSEAAGALQAEEGTDQAASAATAQVKSPHAEAPQPDVAASFKPTPVRRAAAEPATPAPRATPRPAVEAPEARASRVNTPAVTPRAQRPAGSDAAPIPRVIRPPADAVRPSRARPSTRPEPAEARNAAQAESPLLDPPSDLQTQRFRTRPARGAARPARPEHEEEAEVAEAPPAAAPAREGSGWGMRLLLLLILGGVGYLATLEPVRRVFMPAYDSAKQWVKAELDPAPPVDPAANGQWPPKPSGPPPGFVQKTETPEPEKAPEVEPTPPEPVVDATPVDTKKTPAGKGGRKTKPAASAPEATATAPVVAKAEPRPAKPEPSERPPEPVTTVTQAENPEVLDTSTAKGAAKAGLGWLTLYTVPKNAAVFDGATQLGTSPLIKFPLPIGTYRLRVVDPQDPGGTSKLLSAPIRPGEVTKLQIRLADLPAYAD from the coding sequence ATGGCGGAGCTGTTCCTCGCGTTCACCTCCGGCCCCGGCGGCTTCCGCAAGTTCGTGGCGGTGAAGCAGATCCTCCCCGACATCAAGAAGGACGACCAGTTCGTCAAGATGTTCCTCGACGAGGCGCGCATCACCGCGGCCTTCTCGCACGCGAACATCGGCCAGGTGTTCGACCTGGGCGAGGAGGACGGCGAGCTGTACCTCGCCATGGAGTTCCTGCCCGGCCAGAACCTGGAGCAGGTGGTGAAGATGGCGGAGCGGCGCAAGTACGCGCTGCCGCTGGGCTTCAGCGCGCGCGTCATCCGCGACACGTGCCTGGGCCTGCACTACGCCCACCACTTCATGGATCCGTCGGGCCGCCCCGTGGCGGTGGTGCACCGCGACGTGTCGCCGAAGAACGTCATGCTCACCTACGACGGCGTCGTGAAGGTGATCGACTTCGGCATCGCCAAGGCGCGCGGCAAGCTGGGCCGCACGCAGGTGGGCACCGTGAAGGGGACCAGCGGCTACATGTCCCCGGAGCAGGTGCGCAACAAGGACCTGGACGGCCGCAGCGACCAGTTCTCCACGGGCGTGATGTTGCACGAGCTGCTGGCCGGACAGCGCCTGTTCAACGCGCCGGGCGAGGCGGCCGTGATGATGCAGATCGTGGACGGGGACATCCCCGCGCCGCGCTCGCTCAACCCGGCCGTGCCGGAGGCCCTGGAAGCAGTGGTGCTCAAGGCGCTGTCGCGCGATGCGGCCCAGCGCTTCGGCACCTGCCGGGAGATGGCGCGCGCCATCGAGGCCACGCTGGGCGCCGAGCTGTTCGACGAAGACCAGATGACCGCCGTCATGGGCGAGCTCTTCGAGGAGAAGCGCCAGAAGACGCGCACCCTCCTGGAGCTGGCCAGCCGCGCCGAGGATGCCCGCGTCAGCGAGGCCGCCGGTGCGCTCCAGGCGGAGGAGGGCACGGACCAGGCCGCCTCCGCGGCCACCGCGCAGGTGAAGTCCCCGCACGCGGAAGCCCCGCAGCCGGACGTCGCCGCGTCCTTCAAGCCCACGCCCGTCCGCCGTGCCGCCGCCGAGCCCGCGACGCCCGCCCCGCGAGCGACCCCGCGCCCCGCCGTGGAAGCCCCCGAGGCCCGCGCCTCCCGCGTCAACACGCCGGCCGTCACGCCACGAGCACAGCGCCCCGCGGGCTCGGACGCGGCGCCCATTCCCCGGGTGATCCGTCCTCCCGCTGACGCCGTGCGGCCCTCGAGGGCGCGTCCCAGCACGCGGCCGGAACCCGCCGAAGCGCGGAATGCGGCCCAGGCCGAGTCGCCGCTGCTGGATCCGCCCAGCGACCTCCAGACGCAGCGCTTCCGCACCCGTCCGGCGCGGGGCGCCGCGCGTCCTGCCCGCCCTGAGCATGAGGAGGAGGCGGAGGTCGCCGAAGCGCCTCCCGCGGCCGCGCCTGCCCGTGAGGGCTCCGGCTGGGGCATGCGGCTGTTGCTGCTCCTCATCCTGGGCGGCGTGGGCTACCTGGCGACGCTCGAACCCGTGCGCCGCGTGTTCATGCCGGCGTACGACTCCGCGAAGCAGTGGGTGAAGGCGGAGCTGGATCCGGCCCCGCCCGTGGACCCCGCCGCGAACGGGCAGTGGCCGCCGAAGCCCTCCGGTCCTCCGCCGGGCTTCGTCCAGAAGACCGAGACCCCCGAGCCCGAGAAGGCGCCGGAGGTGGAGCCGACTCCGCCCGAGCCGGTGGTGGACGCGACGCCCGTCGACACGAAGAAGACGCCCGCGGGCAAGGGGGGCCGCAAGACGAAGCCGGCCGCCAGCGCTCCGGAGGCCACTGCCACCGCGCCCGTGGTGGCGAAGGCCGAGCCGCGCCCCGCGAAGCCCGAGCCCTCGGAGCGGCCCCCGGAGCCCGTCACCACCGTCACGCAGGCGGAGAACCCGGAGGTGCTCGACACCTCCACCGCGAAGGGCGCGGCGAAGGCGGGCCTGGGCTGGTTGACGCTCTACACGGTGCCGAAGAACGCGGCGGTGTTCGACGGCGCCACGCAGCTGGGGACGTCCCCGTTGATCAAGTTCCCCCTGCCCATCGGGACGTACCGGCTGCGCGTGGTGGACCCTCAGGACCCCGGCGGGACGAGCAAGCTGTTGTCCGCTCCCATTCGTCCGGGCGAGGTGACGAAGCTGCAGATTCGACTGGCCGACCTCCCGGCCTACGCGGACTGA